CGCCGGCACGGACGGAGGGATCCGAATGCGTCGTTTGCGCGACCGGCTCGATTGGCTCCGCAGCCGAATCAAGGCTCGCGTCCGTGGTGATCGGGGACGCGACGACGGGTTCACGCTCGTCGAGATTCTCGTCGTGATCACCATTCTCGGCGTGCTGATCGCCGTGGTGTCGCCTACGGTACTGAGCCGTATCGACCAAGCCAAGGTGACGGCGGCGCGCGTGCAGATGCGCGAGTTCTCCAGTGCCCTGGAGCAGTACGCCATCGACACGGGCGACTAC
This genomic interval from Candidatus Poribacteria bacterium contains the following:
- the gspG gene encoding type II secretion system protein GspG, with translation MRRLRDRLDWLRSRIKARVRGDRGRDDGFTLVEILVVITILGVLIAVVSPTVLSRIDQAKVTAARVQMREFSSALEQYAIDTGDYPASEDGLDALYTEPETAVGWLGPYMPGSLKSDPWGNAYVYVYPGDHQDVGYAYDLTSYGKDGKEGGEDFAADISNYGESEEAL